One genomic segment of Oenanthe melanoleuca isolate GR-GAL-2019-014 chromosome 5, OMel1.0, whole genome shotgun sequence includes these proteins:
- the GAL gene encoding galanin peptides encodes MQRCTSFLLLALILCATLSETLGLVFSAKDKRGWTLNSAGYLLGPHAVDNHRSFNDKHGFTGKREIPPDEDIKAGSLGRPVADENIVRTVIEFLTYLHLKEVGALDKLPTPEEMNQS; translated from the exons ATGCAGAGGTGCACCAGCTTCCTGCTCCTGGCTTTAATCCTTTGTGCCACCCTCTCGGAAACGCTCGGGCTGGTTTTCTCG gcaAAAGACAAAAGGGGTTGGACTTTGAATAGTGCTGGTTATCTACTTGGGCCAC ATGCAGTAGATAACCACAGGTCTTTTAATGACAAGCATGGTTTCACTGGTAAACGTGAAATACCACCTGATGAAGATATTAAAGCAG GGAGCCTTGGAAGACCCGTGGCTGATGAAAACATTGTGCGCACAGTAATCGAATTTTTGACTTACTTGCACCTGAAAG AGGTGGGAGCACTGGACAAGCTACCTACACCAGAGGAAATGAACCAGTCTTGa